A genomic window from Salvelinus alpinus chromosome 10, SLU_Salpinus.1, whole genome shotgun sequence includes:
- the LOC139531419 gene encoding LOW QUALITY PROTEIN: trichohyalin-like (The sequence of the model RefSeq protein was modified relative to this genomic sequence to represent the inferred CDS: substituted 1 base at 1 genomic stop codon) — translation EEARKEEAREEKAREEKAREEKAREEEAREEEAREEEAREEEAREEEAREEKARKEEARNDEARKEEKEEAREEKARKEXAREEKARKEEAREEEAREEKARKEEARKEEAREEEATEEKARKEKARKEKASKEKARKEEAREEEARKEKARKEEATEEKARKEKARKEKARKEEAREEKARKEKARKEEAREEEAREEEAREEKARKEEAREEKFREEEAREEKAREKKARKEKARKEEAREEEAREEKARKEEARKEKAREGKARKEEAREEEAREEKAREEKSRKEEAREEEAREEKAREEEAREEEARKEEAREEKAREGKARKEEAREEEAREEKAREEKAREEKAREEKAREEKSRKEEAREEEAREEEAREEEAREEKTRKEEAREEKARKEKARKEEAREEKEEKAREEKAREEKAREEEARKEEAREEEAREEEAREEEARKEEAREEETGKKRLGKKRLGKKRNG, via the exons GAAGAGGCTAGGAAAGAAGAGGCTAGGGAAGAAAAGGCTAGGGAAGAAAAGGCTAGGGAAGAAAAGGCTAGGGAAGAAGAGGCTAGGGAAGAAGAGGCTAGGGAAGAAGAGGCTAGGGAAGAAGAGGCTAGGGAAGAAGAGGCTAGGGAAGAAAAGGCTAGGAAAGAAGAGGCTAGGAATGATGAGGCTAGGAAAGAAGA GAAAGAAGAGGCTAGGGAAGAAAAGGCTAGGAAAGAATAGGCTAGGGAAGAAAAGGCTAGGAAAGAAGAGGCTAGGGAAGAAGAGGCTAGGGAAGAAAAGGCTAGGAAAGAAGAGGCTAGGAAAGAAGAGGCTAGGGAAGAAGAGGCTACTGAAGAAAAGGCTAGGAAAGAAAAGGCTAGGAAAGAAAAGGCTAGCAAAGAAAAGGCTCGGAAAGAAGAGGCTAGGGAAGAAGAGGCTAGGAAAGAAAAGGCTAGGAAAGAAGAGGCTACTGAAGAAAAGGCTAGGAAAGAAAAGGCTAGGAAAGAAAAGGCTAGGAAAGAAGAGGCTAGGGAAGAAAAGGCTAGGAAAGAAAAGGCTAGGAAAGAAGAGGCTAGGGAAGAAGAGGCTAGGGAAGAAGAGGCTAGGGAAGAAAAGGCTAGGAAAGAAGAGGCTAGGGAAGAAAAGTTTAGGGAAGAAGAGGCTAGGGAAGAAAAGGCAAGGGAAAAAAAGGCTAGGAAAGAAAAGGCTAGGAAAGAAGAGGCTAGGGAAGAAGAGGCTAGGGAAGAAAAGGCTAGGAAAGAAGAGGCTAGGAAAGAAAAGGCTAGGGAAGGAAAGGCTAGGAAAGAAGAGGCTAGGGAAGAAGAGGCTAGGGAAGAAAAGGCTAGGGAAGAAAAGTCTAGGAAAGAAGAGGCTAGGGAAGAAGAGGCTAGGGAAGAAAAGGCTAGGGAAGAAGAGGCTAGGGAAGAAGAGGCTAGGAAAGAAGAGGCTAGGGAAGAAAAGGCTAGGGAAGGAAAGGCTAGGAAAGAAGAGGCTAGGGAAGAAGAGGCTAGGGAAGAAAAGGCTAGGGAAGAAAAGGCTAGGGAAGAAAAGGCTAGGGAAGAAAAGGCTAGGGAAGAAAAGTCTAGGAAAGAAGAGGCTAGGGAAGAAGAGGCTAGGGAAGAAGAGGCTAGGGAAGAAGAGGCTAGGGAAGAAAAGACTAGGAAAGAAGAGGCTAGGGAAGAAAAGGCTAGGAAAGAAAAGGCTAGGAAAGAAGAGGCTAGGGAAGAAAAG GAAGAAAAGGCTAGGGAAGAAAAGGCTAGGGAAGAAAAGGCTAGGGAAGAAGAGGCTAGGAAAGAAGAGGCTAGGGAAGAAGAGGCTAGGGAAGAAGAGGCTAGGGAAGAAGAGGCTAGGAAAGAAGAGGCTAGGGAAGAAGAGACAGGGAAGAAGAGGCTAGGGAAGAAGAGGCTAGGAAAGAAGAGGAATGGGtag
- the LOC139531418 gene encoding cilia- and flagella-associated protein 251-like — translation MLVEEEEWVEYAREEEEEWVEYSSEEEEWVEYASEEQEWVGYASEEVEWVEYASEEQEWVGYASEEEEWVEYASEEEEWVEYASEEEEWVEDAMEEEEWVEYAREEEEEWVEYASEEEEWVEYASEEEEWVEYASEEEEWVEYASEEQEWVEYASEEQEWVEDASEEQEWVEYASEEEEWVEYASEEEEWVEYSSEEEEWEEYAVEEQEWVEYASEEEEWVEYASEEEEWVEYASEEEEWVEYASEEEEWVEYASEEQEWVEDASEEEEEWVEYASEEVEWVEDAMEEQEWVEYASEEEEWVEYASEEEEWVEDAMEEEEWVEYAREEEEEWVEYASEEEEWVEYASEEQEWVEYASEEEEWVEYASEEQEWVEYASEEEEWEEYAMEEEEWVEYSSEEEEWVEYAREEEEEWVEDASEEEEWVEYASEEEEWVEYIVSRSG, via the coding sequence ATGCTAGTGGAAGAAGAGGAGTGGGTAGAATATGctagggaagaagaggaggagtgggTAGAATATTCTAGTGAAGAAGAGGAGTGGGTAGAATATGCTAGTGAAGAACAGGAGTGGGTAGGATATGCTAGTGAAGAAGTGGAGTGGGTAGAATATGCTAGTGAAGAACAGGAGTGGGTAGGATATGCTAGTGAAGAAGAGGAGTGGGTAGAATATGCTAGTGAAGAAGAGGAGTGGGTAGAATATGCTAGTGAAGAAGAGGAGTGGGTAGAAGATGCTATGGAAGAAGAGGAGTGGGTAGAATATGctagggaagaagaggaggagtgggTAGAATATGCTAGTGAAGAAGAGGAGTGGGTAGAATATGCTAGTGAAGAAGAGGAGTGGGTAGAATATGCTAGTGAAGAAGAGGAGTGGGTAGAATATGCTAGTGAAGAACAGGAGTGGGTAGAATATGCTAGTGAAGAACAGGAGTGGGTAGAAGATGCTAGTGAAGAACAGGAGTGGGTAGAATATGCTAGTGAAGAAGAGGAGTGGGTAGAATATGCTAGTGAAGAAGAGGAGTGGGTAGAATATTCTAGTgaagaagaggagtgggaagaATATGCTGTGGAAGAACAGGAGTGGGTAGAATATGCTAGTGAAGAAGAGGAGTGGGTAGAATATGCTAGTGAAGAAGAGGAGTGGGTAGAATATGCTAGTGAAGAAGAGGAGTGGGTAGAATATGCTAGTGAAGAAGAGGAGTGGGTAGAATATGCTAGTGAAGAACAGGAGTGGGTAGAAGATGctagtgaagaagaggaggagtgggTAGAATATGCTAGTGAAGAAGTGGAGTGGGTAGAAGATGCTATGGAAGAACAGGAGTGGGTAGAATATGCTAGTGAAGAAGAGGAGTGGGTAGAATATGCTAGTGAAGAAGAGGAGTGGGTAGAAGATGCTATGGAAGAAGAGGAGTGGGTAGAATATGctagggaagaagaggaggagtgggTAGAATATGCTAGTGAAGAAGAGGAGTGGGTAGAATATGCTAGTGAAGAACAGGAGTGGGTAGAATATGCTAGTGAAGAAGAGGAGTGGGTAGAATATGCTAGTGAAGAACAGGAGTGGGTAGAATATGCTAGTgaagaagaggagtgggaagaATATGCTATGGAAGAAGAGGAGTGGGTAGAATATTCTAGTGAAGAAGAGGAGTGGGTAGAATATgctagagaagaagaggaggagtgggTAGAAGATGCTAGTGAAGAAGAGGAGTGGGTAGAATATGCTAGTGAAGAAGAGGAGTGGGTAGAAtatattgtaagtcgctctggataa